The genomic window CCACTGGTAAACGCTTACGGGCATGAGTTTACCGTAAATCCGTACCCCCGGTGAACGGTTACACTTGCAAAAACCATGTCGGGGTTGAAACCGACACACGGCAGGTCACCGGCCAATGGCGTGGGTTCCCCCAATATTTCCATAAGCATGTTTAAAGATAACCTGTTATAATTGTGGGATTATAAAAATATTCTTGCTAGACTTGCCAGCTGTTTTCACCAGAAGAGGCAACCATGATGTTACGGCCCGGATTGCAGCGAAAAACCTCATTCCCACTCTGTTGTTCAATGAAGAGGGATGGATGCCACTGGGAAATATCCGGGTTCACTCTGGTGGAAGTGCTTGTTGTAATGATTATTTCCGCCATTCTTACGTTGGGGGTCGTCAATATGTTTACCTCGAACAAGGCTAAACTGAAGGCAGCGGCATTTGCCCTGCGGGGAGATATAAACCTGGCCCGTTCCGAGGCGGTTACCCGCAACAAAGACGTCCTGATCCAATTTGTTTTTAATGTGAGTGAATCCTCTTTTGTTAATGGTTCCGGTGACCGGGACGGCTACCGGATCTGTGTGGACGGTGATACCGGCACCGCCAATAACAGTTGCGGTGATGCCGACGATACTTCAATCCGGGATATGCGGATGAAACCGGAAGTGCAGTTCTATGATACCACCGGCGGCGCCATAACCGGGGGGCCGACAACGACCTCGGGCGGATCCAGTCTTGTTAACAAGGATGGTGTTCTTTTTACCTCGAACAAGTTCAAGATGCAGGCTGATGGAACGAGTAATCTCGCGGGAACAGCAGTCATTTATGTACCGGAGACAGGAGACCCGACAACAATGCTGGTCGAGCCGTTCGCAGTTGTGGTGAACAGCACGGGCCGGGTCCGGTTGGAGCGATGGCGAACCGATGACTGGTATGACAAGTAATGCCCGTCCGGAACATGCGAAAAACAATCCTTATTGCCGGACAGACACCAGGTGGCAGGATTATGGTGGGCAGGTTATTTCCTGGGATTCCTGGAGGGTGCTGGAAATCTGGTAGCACTGGTCGGCCTCAAGCTTGCTCTTGGTCATGGCGGTAAAAACCGTGGTGTCGGCCGCGGTGATGGAGTAGGTGAAGTATTCAGTGTCCGCCGGGTTGAAGTTGAGCATGCTGGTGAAGGTCGAGGCGGTGATGCTGCCGCCGTAGTAGTTGTTATTCATGGCATAGTACATCTCCTGGGCGGTTTTCAGATCAAGAAGATTGTTGCGGGCATTTGTAAGGCGGGCCTTTTTTACATGATTGTAGTAGGCAGGGATACTGACCGCGGCCAGAATGCCGATGATCGCCACCACGGACAAGAGTTCGACAAGAGAAAAGCCTTTGTTTTTTCGTGCAGAAAGAGCTGTGCGAACCATTTCCATCCCGCCTCGTGATGTAGTAGTTTATGGCCGTCCGGTGGGAACCGATGTCAAGGTAACTTGATTTATTATAGCAGTATTAACAGGGAACAGCATCTTTTTTTGGCTACATTCCGGGGTAAAGGTAACATTGTGATCGTGAAAATAGAGCAACAGTCAGGATTTACTATTGTTGAGTTGATGATCGCGGTGCTGGTTTCCCTTATTGCCTTGACCGGAATATACCAGGCCTTTGTCAGCTTTACCAATAATGCCAATGTCCAGGAACAGATTATAGAAATGCAACAGAACCTGCGTATCGGCATGAAAAGGATGGCTGACGAGATTCGCAAGGCCGGCTACGACCCGACCCTGAGTGGTAATTTCGGCATTACCGATGCCCAGGCAACGACAATCACCTTTACCGGAGATTTTGAGGGTACTGAAAACGGCACGATTGATGCTGGAGAGACCATAACCTATTCATATGATTCGGCTGATCTTGAATTGGAGCGCGCAGTTGACAACGGGACACCATCCCCGATAATAAGTAATGTTGATGTTGTAAATATTGTTTATCTGGACGCCGCCGGCAATGTAACGGCAACACTGAGCGATATTCGCCGGGTGCAGCTGGCGTTGGTGGTTCGAACAACAAACCCGGATTACTCATATACCGATACGGGTACGTTCAGTAACCTGCAGGGCACCGTAATTTTAAATACAGCATCCCTTTCAGGCGAGGACCTCAACCACCGCCGCAAGGCAATGACCCTTGAGCTGACCCTGCACAACCTTTATTAACGAGTATCCGGTCCAAAATGGGACCAAGGGTAAGAAATGAAGAATAACAAAGGGTTCTCCCTGCTCGAAGTCTTGATCGGAATTTCCATTTTCGCCATCGGCCTGATGGGACTTATGGTCCTGCAGATTTCCGCCATAAAAAATATCTCTTTTTCCGGCAAGTTGTCCGAGGCCACCCTGATTGGCGAGACCAAACTTGTTGATCTCAAAAATGTGCTGTCAGACAGTGATCCCCTTCTTGAAGATGATGATGGCGACGGCGAGGACGGGCTTGGGGATTTCGGCTGCGGCCCCAGCGACGCCTGCTCCGACAAGGCGGACGGAGTAGACACCTCCCAGGGCCAGAAGGGCATCTACACCGTATACTGGAATGTTGCCCCAGATTCGCCCGACACAGGTGTTCAGACAATCAACGTTATTGTTACCTGGACCGCCAAAAATATTCAGCGGTCCATCCAGATTCGATCAATGCGGGATATGCTTTCGTCTTGAGTCTTTTTTCGGCATAAAATTTGCAACAAAAATAGTCCGGGCAGGGCTTGTCCGGACTTGAGTGGCCATGAGTTGACGTTGGACCGTTATCAGCCGAACAGTTACATCGAGAAGATAAAAACCCAAAAAGCCTCTGCTGACAGAGGCATGACTCGACCGGGAGGTTATTATGAAAAGACAACGGGTAAAAACAGTCAAAAAAGAAAAGGGATCAATCATTAATGTGGTTCTGCTGATTCTGGTTATTCTCAGCCTGGTCGGCATTGTGTTAAAGCAGACCGGCAACATTGACACCAAGATCGCCACAAACGAAAAACTTGCCAGGGTGGCGTATTATGCCGCTGATGCGGGCATGGAGCGGGCAATCAACATGGTGACCGCCGGCCTGGACGGCGGTTCTCCGGACACCAGTTGGGTCGGAGTATCCCAGGGGTTCGGCGATGCCTCCTACCAGGTTGCGGTGGAGGATTACAGTTACATAAGCCCTCCGGCCGGCAGCAGCTCCTCGGGCAGCAGTTCCTCGGGCAGCAGTTCCTCGGGCTGTTCTTCATTAATGCCGGCCAGAGGCGCGGATTCCATCTGGCAGAGAATCTCCGGATTTTTTGTCTCCCCAGCCTATGCCATGTGCGGCAGCAGTTCCTCGGGCAGTTCTTCAAGTTCGTTCACCCTGTTTGATGACAACGATGGTGACCTTGACGGCTATATTCGGATCACCTCCACGGGTACCATAAATAATGTCAGCAAGAGCATTGAAGTAATATTGAAAAGCGACGGCACGGTGGTGTCCAGGATCGAGCAGTAACACCGGTTACCCTGCTGCAAACGGAAAATGTACCGGCGCACACCACTGGTGCTTCGTCGGTACAACTGCGAATGGAGTAAAAAAATGAAAAGAGGTGAAAGGATCGACACGGAGCAGCGCGGATCTATTATCAATATCGTACTGCTGGTGCTGGTAATCCTGACACTGATAGGATTCGTGCTTATCCGTTCCGCCAGGATCGACACCCGGATCGCAGCCAACGAAAAACAGGAAACAACGGCCTTCCATGCTGCCGACGCCGGTCTGTCCCGGGCCCTGAACATGCTTGAGGGTAATGGAGACGGCAGTTGGCTGGGAAGCCCCCAGTCCTTTGGTGATGCGACCTACCTGGTGACGATGACCGACTATACCAGCAGCAGTTCCTCCAGCATCTCCTCGGTCAGCAGCTCAAGCGCGGTATACAGTTATGATATTGATGGTGACGGGTATATCCTGATCAGGACGACCGGGACGATCAACAAGGCAACTGTGGCGGTTGAAGCGATTTACCAGGAAGGCACGGGGATGATCTCCTGGAGGGAGGTGGAGTAAGAAGCTCTTTATTCTATAGCCCGGCCGGAGGTTCCGGGAGGGGCATTTCCAGCCACCAAGCCGGCAATGCCCCTCCATTTGTTTTACGAACATCCTCCTCAAGCTCTTTCAAATCCATCAGCCCCTCTTTTATTTTGGCAATCCTCTTTTTCAGCTGGAGCCTGTTGCTTTTTGTTATTTCTTCGGTAAAAAGCCGGTAATCTCTTTTCAGTTCTTCTATGAGGCCGGCCTTTCTCTCCTGCTGATATTCAGCAGGACTTTTTTCCTGTTCGTTGTCATCCTGTTCCGCGGCAACCTGCTCTTTTTCATTTTCCCCTTTTTCTTCTTGAACAACCTCATCCAGGGGGGGCGGTTCCGGTTTCGACTTGGTAAAAGCAACTTCCTGGACAGAGAGCACCCTGTCCACCGGGATGCCGATGGTGCCGCCCAGGGCTTCCAGATAAAGGACAGATCCTTCCATTTTTACGTCCCTGGC from Desulfobacterales bacterium includes these protein-coding regions:
- a CDS encoding GspH/FimT family pseudopilin, whose product is MFTSNKAKLKAAAFALRGDINLARSEAVTRNKDVLIQFVFNVSESSFVNGSGDRDGYRICVDGDTGTANNSCGDADDTSIRDMRMKPEVQFYDTTGGAITGGPTTTSGGSSLVNKDGVLFTSNKFKMQADGTSNLAGTAVIYVPETGDPTTMLVEPFAVVVNSTGRVRLERWRTDDWYDK
- a CDS encoding prepilin-type N-terminal cleavage/methylation domain-containing protein, translated to MIVKIEQQSGFTIVELMIAVLVSLIALTGIYQAFVSFTNNANVQEQIIEMQQNLRIGMKRMADEIRKAGYDPTLSGNFGITDAQATTITFTGDFEGTENGTIDAGETITYSYDSADLELERAVDNGTPSPIISNVDVVNIVYLDAAGNVTATLSDIRRVQLALVVRTTNPDYSYTDTGTFSNLQGTVILNTASLSGEDLNHRRKAMTLELTLHNLY
- a CDS encoding prepilin-type N-terminal cleavage/methylation domain-containing protein; this encodes MKNNKGFSLLEVLIGISIFAIGLMGLMVLQISAIKNISFSGKLSEATLIGETKLVDLKNVLSDSDPLLEDDDGDGEDGLGDFGCGPSDACSDKADGVDTSQGQKGIYTVYWNVAPDSPDTGVQTINVIVTWTAKNIQRSIQIRSMRDMLSS
- a CDS encoding PilX N-terminal domain-containing pilus assembly protein, with product MKRQRVKTVKKEKGSIINVVLLILVILSLVGIVLKQTGNIDTKIATNEKLARVAYYAADAGMERAINMVTAGLDGGSPDTSWVGVSQGFGDASYQVAVEDYSYISPPAGSSSSGSSSSGSSSSGCSSLMPARGADSIWQRISGFFVSPAYAMCGSSSSGSSSSSFTLFDDNDGDLDGYIRITSTGTINNVSKSIEVILKSDGTVVSRIEQ
- a CDS encoding PilX N-terminal domain-containing pilus assembly protein gives rise to the protein MKRGERIDTEQRGSIINIVLLVLVILTLIGFVLIRSARIDTRIAANEKQETTAFHAADAGLSRALNMLEGNGDGSWLGSPQSFGDATYLVTMTDYTSSSSSSISSVSSSSAVYSYDIDGDGYILIRTTGTINKATVAVEAIYQEGTGMISWREVE